One Panicum virgatum strain AP13 chromosome 3N, P.virgatum_v5, whole genome shotgun sequence DNA segment encodes these proteins:
- the LOC120664886 gene encoding kinesin-like protein KIN-14K, whose product MGSVDGEVDGIHAANRRAELVKWLNALLPEVNLPSDSSDEELRELLGDGVVLCRIANTLIPGVLEGSWGGYASLDQRSGNVKKFLSVVADMGLPGFSVTELDEGPMSSVVECLLVLRDSVDPRLGDDSPPDVAKTPLRKQWGVPEMDRPQVPGAALGKRSPGEDMRNGVPESKAHQKTSVFSGQKFREVFQLKRGSYSDLPASKISEMMHSSSLDNAPTQSLISVVNGILDESIERKKGEIPHRVVYLLRKVVQEIELRLCIQAEHIRSQNIIIKTREEKYCSKIKALEILVNGTNEENKMAANRLRILKDEKSKIEERRKVSEQDVHRLMKEKEHSETIIESLKKDMEAMNRMHKEHLEQIERKAKQMEEQFTTKVKEVEYLLLQSNKKVEEVEAASKLKSQLWDKKEHIFQSYMDNQHFHIKDIRISSRSIKNDMYALQMKWRDEISNLGSGLKCLVDAAENYHKVLAENQKLFNEVQELKGNIRVYCRVRPFLPGQDKKSTTIDYMGENGELLISNPFKQGKDGHRMFKFNKVFNPFASQAEVFSDIQPLVRSVLDGFNVCIFAYGQTGSGKTYTMSGPSTSKQDWGVNYRALNDLFDISLSRRNAFSYEVGVQMVEIYNEQVRDLLSNDIAQRRLGIWSTSQPNGLVVPDASLHPVKSTSDVLDLMEIGQANRAVGSTALNERSSRSHSILTVHVRGLDLKNGSTSRGCLHLIDLAGSERVEKSEVTGDRLKEAQYINKSLSALGDVIFALAQKSAHVPYRNSKLTQVLQSSLGGQAKTLMFVQINPDVESYSETISTLKFAERVSGVELGAARSNKEGKDIKELLEQVASLKDTISRKDMEIEQLQLIKDKVKSPNLSSDRNGAGLTKNTVNQPSQLFSGERMLKSSDRVLSDPQSYAEANGDTKNNSTDIAPVDLDEAEYEGNASDDGLSAGETENFNSDKTIEMTAERHRVPSRITRFTLTKNGQPSMSRSKPKDAVLKTPSNAKAPSSQMTGGSLARGSKRWQ is encoded by the exons atGGGGAGCGTGGACGGCGAGGTCGACGGGATCCACGCAG CAAATCGGCGTGCTGAGTTGGTCAAATGGCTCAATGCCTTGCTCCCAGAAGTTAATTTGCCATCGGATTCATCGGATGAAGAGCTGAGAGAGCTTCTCGGTGACGGTGTGGTCCTGTGCCGTATTGCGAACACCCTCATCCCCGGTGTTCTTGAG GGGTCATGGGGTGGTTATGCATCGTTGGATCAGAGGTCAGGCAATGTGAAGAAGTTCCTCTCAGTAGTTGCTGATATGGGGTTGCCAGGTTTCAGTGTGACAGAACTTGATGAG GGACCAATGTCTTCAGTAGTGGAATGCCTCTTGGTTTTGAGGGACAGTGTTGATCCTAGATTGGGTGATGATAGTCCACCAGATGTTGCCAAAACTCCTTTGAGGAAACAATGGGGAGTTCCGGAAATGGACAGGCCTCAGGTTCCTGGTGCAGCACTAGGGAAAAGATCCCCTGGAGAGGACATGAGAAATGGTGTTCCAGAATCCAAGGCTCATCAGAAAACTTCTGTTTTTTCTG GACAAAAGTTTCGAGAAGTTTTCCAATTAAAACGCGGATCCTATTCCGATCTTCCTGCTTCCAAGATTTCAGAAATGATGCACTCTAGTAGCTTAGAT AATGCACCGACGCAGTCACTTATTAGTGTTGTTAATGGCATTCTGGATGAAAGCatagaaaggaaaaagggagaAATACCACAT CGTGTAGTTTACTTACTGAGGAAGGTCGTTCAAGAGATTGAGCTCCGTCTCTGTATTCAAGCAGAGCATATAAGAAGT CAAAATATTATCATCAAGACAAGAGAAGAGAAGTACTGTTCAAAAATTAAAGCACTTGAAATATTGGTCAATGGCACAAATGAAGAAAATAAG ATGGCCGCAAACAGACTTCGGATACTCAAG GATGAGAAGTCAAAAATTGAAGAGAGAAGAAAAGTCAGTGAGCAAGATGTTCATCGATTAATGAAAGAGAAAGAACATTCTGAAACTATTATAGAAAGCCTAAAGAAAGATATGGAAGCCATGAATAGGATGCATAAGGAACATCTTGAGCAAATTGAAAGAAAGGCAAAGCAGATGGAGGAACAGTTTACCACCAAAGTTAAAGAAGTTGAGTACCTTTTACTACAATCAAATAAGAAAGTTGAAGAAGTTGAGGCTGCCTCCAAGCTAAAATCACAGTTGTGGGATAAGAAAGAGCACATTTTTCAGAGTTACATGGATAATCAACACTTTCATATCAAG GACATAAGGATATCATCACGATCAATTAAAAATGATATGTATGCACTTCAAATGAAGTGGAGAGATGAGATTTCCAACTTAG GGTCTGGGTTAAAATGTTTGGTTGATGCCGCCGAAAATTATCACAAAGTTTTGGCAGAGAACCAAAAGTTGTTTAATGAAGTGCAAGAACTAAAAG GTAATATAAGAGTGTATTGTCGTGTTAGGCCGTTTCTTCCTGGTCAAGATAAGAAATCTACCACAATTGACTATATGGGGGAAAATGGCGAGCTTCTTATTTCAAATCCATTTAAGCAAGGAAAGGATGGGCATAGAATGTTCAAGTTTAACAAAGTGTTTAATCCATTTGCTTCCCAAG CTGAGGTTTTCTCTGACATTCAACCACTGGTTCGATCAGTTCTTGATGGATTCAACGTTTGTATTTTTGCATATGGCCAGACTGGTTCTGGCAAAACTTACACAATG agtggGCCTAGCACATCGAAGCAAGACTGGGGTGTCAATTACCGTGCTTTAAATGATTTGTTTGATATTTCACTAAGTAGGAGAAATGCCTTCTCGTATGAGGTGGGAGTACAGATGGTTGAGATATACAATGAACAAGTTCGTGATCTTTTATCAAATGATATTGCACAAAGAAG ACTTGGGATTTGGAGCACTTCTCAACCGAATGGGCTTGTTGTCCCAGATGCAAGCTTGCACCCAGTTAAGTCGACATCAGATGTATTAGACTTGATGGAAATTGGGCAAGCAAATAGAGCAGTTGGTTCAACAGCTCTAAATGAACGTAGTAGTCGGTCACACAG TATTCTAACTGTACATGTTCGAGGGCTGGATTTGAAGAATGGGTCCACCTCTAGGGGCTGTCTACATCTAATTGATCTTGCCGGGAGTGAGAGAGTGGAGAAGTCTGAAGTAACTGGGGATAGATTAAAAGAAGCTCAATACATTAACAAGTCACTCTCTGCTTTAGGTGATGTGATTTTTGCATTGGCACAGAAAAGTGCCCATGTGCCATATAGAAACAGCAAGCTAACACAAGTTCTCCAAAGTTCTTTAG GTGGACAAGCAAAGACGCTAATGTTTGTTCAAATAAATCCTGATGTTGAGTCATATTCAGAAACTATAAGCACTTTGAAGTTTGCTGAAAGGGTGTCTGGAGTAGAGTTAGGTGCTGCGAGAAGCAACAAGGAGGGAAAGGATATAAAAGAGTTATTGGAACAG GTTGCGTCTTTGAAAGACACAATTTCAcgcaaagatatggaaatcgaGCAGCTCCAGCTCATCAAAGACAAAGTAAAATCCCCAAATTTATCATCTGATAGAAATGGGGCTGGTTTGACAAAGAACACAGTAAACCAACCTAGCCAACTATTTTCTGGTGAACGAATGCTCAAGTCTAGTGACAGAGTTCTATCAGATCCTCAGAGTTATGCTGAGGCGAATGGAGATACTAAAAATAATTCAACTGACATTGCACCTGTGGATTTAGATGAAGCAGAATATGAGGGCAATGCATCTGATGATGGTTTATCAGCAGGTGAAACTGAGAATTTCAACTCAGATAAAACTATTGAGATGACAGCAGAACG GCATAGAGTTCCATCAAGAATAACCAGATTTACTCTCACGAAGAATGGGCAACCATCTATGTCTAGGTCGAAACCAAAGGATGCGGTTTTGAAGACACCGA GTAATGCAAAAGCTCCGTCAAGCCAAATGACTGGAGGCTCTTTAGCCAGGGGCTCTAAAAGATGGCAGTAG